A window of the Spirochaetae bacterium HGW-Spirochaetae-1 genome harbors these coding sequences:
- a CDS encoding DUF1508 domain-containing protein: MAAKFEIYQDKKGEYRFRLKAGNGEIIATGEGYKQKASCINGIESVKRNAPSADIVDLTE; the protein is encoded by the coding sequence ATGGCTGCGAAATTTGAAATTTATCAAGATAAGAAAGGTGAATATCGCTTTAGATTAAAAGCAGGTAATGGGGAAATTATTGCAACAGGTGAGGGTTATAAACAGAAAGCAAGTTGTATAAATGGAATAGAATCAGTAAAACGAAATGCTCCTTCTGCGGATATTGTTGATTTAACAGAATAA